From the genome of Mycobacterium kansasii ATCC 12478:
ACCGACTTCACCGCGCCAGTCCTGGACGGGCACGTCGACCGTCAGGTGGACCTCGATGTGCGGGTCGTCCGCCCACTTTTCCAGTTGTGCGGCGAACAGAAAGTCAGCCTTGGAGCGGGCCCCCACGACCAGCATCAGCCTGCCGTAGCGGGTGCGGTTCGCCAACGCGCCGAGGATTGCCGGACGCAGCGGGCACAGTCCCACACCGCCGGCCACCATCACCAAATCCCGTCCGGCCGCCTCGTCCAGGCCCCAGGTGGTGCCGAACGGCCCGCGCACGCCGATAAGGGTGCCCGGCTGGGCACCGTGCAGAGCGCGGCTGACCGCCCCGACCGCGCGGATGGTGTGGGTAATCGAGCCGTCGGTGACGGTGGGATCCCCGCTGATGGATATCGCCGCTTCGCCGACGCCGAATGCATAGAGCATCATGAATTCACCGGGCTGCGGCGCGGGAAGTACCGCATCGAGCGGCTCCAGACACAACGTCGCCGCATCCGGGCTTTCCACGACGCGGCTGCGCACGCGGTACGGGACCGGCGCCATCGCAGATGATGGCGCGGCGCTGGTCACCCGGTCAGCCCGGTCGGTCATTGCGGGCCATCTTGTTCATTTCCTCGGTGATGTCGATGCCGGTCGGACACCAGGCAATGCATCGCCCGCAGCCGACGCAGCCCGACATGTCGAACTGGTCATGCCAGGTACCCAGTTTGTGGGTGAGCCAGTGCCGGTACCGCGACGCGCCGGAGCGGCGCACACTGCCGCCACCGTGGACATAGGTGAAGTCGAATTCGTAGCAGGACGCCCAGTGCTGCCAGCGTTCGGCGTGCTCACCGGTCAGGTCGGTGACGTCTTCGGTGCTGGTGCAGTAGCAGGTCGGGCACACCATCGTGCAGTTGCCACAGGTCAGACAGCGACTGGCCACCTCTTCCCACTGCGGCGACTCGCGTGACCGGACGAGTAGCTCGCGCAGATCCGCGTCCGGCATCTGCCGTCCCATCCGGTGCGTCGCAGCCTCGACATCGGCGCGTGCGCAATCCATTTCGTCGCTGCTGGCCGCCCGGTGCGGCACCGCCGCGAGCACGTCGGCGCCGTCTTGGCTGCCGACGTCCACCAGGTAGGTCACGCCGTCGGCGCCGATGCGCTCGGTCAACGCCAAGTCGTAACCGGGTCCGACCGCCGGTCCGGTGCCCATCGAGGCGCAGAAGCACAGCCCGCCCGGTTCGGTGCAATTCACCGCGACCACGAAGGCCCGCCGCCGGCGGCCGACGAAGGTGCTGTCGGCATATGCCGCACCGCCCAGCACCCGGTCGAGCGTCGCAATCGCGGCCAGATCGCAGCCACGCACCCCGAGGAACGCATACCGCGGAACGTCCTCCTCGGACTCGGCGGCGCCGAACCCGTCCCGGGTGCCGGCCCACAACCGCTGCCGAGGCGGGTGCAGGAACTGTTTCCACGACTGCGGCCCCGCCGAATGACCGAACACCGCGTCGTCGTCGCGCTGGCGCACCCGATACTGCCCCGGCGCCACGTCGACGCCCCAGCCGCGCGGGAGATCGTCGGCCGAGTCGAGTTCGGCGAGCACAATCGCGTTGTCGCGCAACGTCGGACCAATGACGCGATAGCCCCGCTGGATCAGCACCTCGACCAGGCGGTGCAACCCGACGGTGTCCAGCAAAGCAGCATCGGAGTTTTCCCCATGTCTGGTCATCGACACGTCATCAGCCTATTTCACGAACGCCGGCGACGGCTGCGGCATCTGAATCTTGTCCCCGCCATGTGTTCAATACCGATTCGTCCGGCCACCGTCGTCCTGCAGGCACCTGATGTCACGCTCCCACGCGGCATCGCGTGCCCGATCGAGCCGGGAGCGGACCGAGGCGACCACTAACGCCATCGCGACAGCGCATGTCAGCACGATCAGCACCGAGGTGACGACCGCGTCCACACCCGCATGCCACCTCGGTGTCGGTGGCCTGACCAGATTGCCGTCCCGGTCCACCCAAATTTCGACGCGCTGCCCCACATTGAGCGGGGCACTGTGCCGGAACGAGCCGGTGCGCTCGTCGGACGCCGCCAGCCAGCGCACGTGCACGACAATCCCTTCGGAGTTCGGGTTATGGGTGGCACCGGTGACCGTGGCCGTGACCGGGTGCCGTGCCTGTGCCTGCGCGGCGTACTGGCGATCCCGGGCGTCGAAGACCTCGGCGCCCACGACAGCGGTGGCAGGTATCAGGAATAGCGACGCGATCAGCGCGACCAGCAGCAGCAGGGCTTCGAGACGGTCGGTGCGTCGAAGCAGCGGATTGCGACCGACCAGGCGGGCGAGCCGCCAGCAACGCGGGTCTATCGTGAACGTCTCCATCGCAACTTCCTGAAACTTCTTGTGGTCCTTGGTTATCGGACGCCTATCCGTTGACGGATTTCTCACCGTCGGCGATCCACTCGACGATCTCCGAGAGGTCACGGCGCGGCGTCGACGGCAACGGATCGGCATTAATGGGTGCCCAGCCCACCCGCAGCAGCATCTGCGGATACTGGCTATCGCCGAAGACATCGGCACGAACCGCCGCACGCGTTTCCGCGATTTCCAGCGGTTCGGTGACCGGGCAACTGGCCAGTCCCATCGCCGTCGCGGTCAACAGCACGACGCTGGTTGCCTCACCGGCGCGCAGTTGAGCCAGCCGGTCGTCGGTGCGCGTCCCGAGGGCCAGCATCACCGCGTTGTCGTCGGCGGGCGAGACATCCGGCGGCATGGCCAGCGTCGGGCCGGCGAAACGCCGGCTGGGTATCGCCGCCGCGGGGTCAGGTATGGGCGTATTGCGGGCGGGGACGCCGACCGCCGAGGCGTGCCGGCCGCTCCACGCGGTGAGCTCGGCGAGATAGTCGGCATCGGATGCGTGGTCCCAAACAGATTTTGCCACAACGGCATTCAGCTTGTCCATGGCGTCGACCTGGTGTACCGTCACCCCATTGCGGGCTGCCCGCGCAGCCATCAACGCAATGTCGCTGACCGGCACCGGCCAAAAACTGTAGTGCCGACGATCGGTTCGCCGCCGCGGTATCGCCGCGGCCAGCATGATGTCCAACTGATCGGCGTTCTGACGAGACACTTCGATCGAGGCAAGATGACTCGGGTCCGCCGGATTGGGCAGCCTACACACTTTGGCTTGCCAACCCGTCGCGGCCAGGGCGATGATGCAGTGGTTCAGTGCCGCACCACAACTCAGGATCAGGTCGCGCCCTTCCGGGTCGGTGTTGGGCAACTGCAGGCTGGTGTCGGCGTAGAGATGCAGGGACGCGTCCCCCACCCGCCACCGCCACGGCTGCGTGTTGTGTACAGATGGCGCCCGAGAGGCCAGCGTCAGGACCGTGCGGACTGTGCCGGCGTCCGGGAAATGCGCAGTCATGGTCATTACTCCTTTCGGTCGGCGGAGTCGTCTTATCAACGATTGCGCAATCACATCAGCCGGACGAGGGCACGGCGTCCTTGCAGCGAAGGACTTTGTGCCATTGCCGAATCGGCGAACGTCCTCTCGGCAGCACGCCGGCGAACCTTGATTCAGGACTTGCGTGCTTGGGTGCCGGCGGGCCGCGGCGGAGGGCCGGTCGCGGTGTCGTCCTCGGCGAGGGTGAAGTAGCTTTCCTCTTCCTGCACGAAGTGCAACCGCAACAGCGCATACAGGCCGTACAGGCAGGCCAGCAGGTCATCGACTTGGTCATGCTGGATTGCCCCGGCCGACTGCGCCAGCGCCAGATGAGTCGCGATCCGATCGGAAAGCCGCTGGATTTCGGCATGGGTGCGGCTCATGGTGGCGGTGGCTTCACCGCTGCCCAGCGGCCGCGCCAGCGCCGGGTAAAGCTGAACTTCCTCCGCCTGCTCGTGCGGCAGGATCCGCTCGGTCAGCAAGGTATGCGCCGCGGTCAACGACGCCAGCGCCGCGGCGTCGGGTCCGGCGGCCACCCGGTTGGCTGCGGTGCGCAGCAGCCCGATGGTGTCACGCAGCTGATCGTGTTCGTCAGCGAAGCGGTGCAGCAGTTGCTCGGTACCTGCGGCCAATTGCAGCTCGGTAGCCGGGTTACCGCGCAACGCCCGCAGCGCGTTGCCGATCACCGCGATATCGATGCCCTCTTGCAGCAGCGCACCGGCCGCGGGCGGCAGCCAGCCCAGCGCGGCGATCGCCATGGCCAGCAGCGACAGGCTCATGCCGACGACCGCGCTTTGCACGGCGATCCGCCGGGACCAGCGGGCGATATCCATCGCATCGGCGAGCCGGTCGAGCCGATCGGTGGTCAAGACGATGTCGGCGGCCTCCGAAGACGCGGTGGCTCCGCGGGCACCCATCGCCACGCCTACCGTGGCCGCCGCCAGCGCGGGGGCGTCGTTGACGCCGTCACCGACCATCACCGTTACCGCGCGTTCGGATTCGGCGCGCACCGCGGCGAACTTGTCGGCCGGGCTCTGGTCGGCGTAGACCTCGTCCAAGCCCAGAATCGTGGCGACCTCGCGCGTCGGTTCG
Proteins encoded in this window:
- a CDS encoding FAD/NAD(P)-binding protein: MTDRADRVTSAAPSSAMAPVPYRVRSRVVESPDAATLCLEPLDAVLPAPQPGEFMMLYAFGVGEAAISISGDPTVTDGSITHTIRAVGAVSRALHGAQPGTLIGVRGPFGTTWGLDEAAGRDLVMVAGGVGLCPLRPAILGALANRTRYGRLMLVVGARSKADFLFAAQLEKWADDPHIEVHLTVDVPVQDWRGEVGLVTEPLRRLTLRPDRTTAFLCGPEPMLRFGADALIAKGVAARDIRVSLERNMQCGVGWCGHCQLGPLLVCRDGPVVGYDVAGPLLRIKEL
- a CDS encoding 4Fe-4S dicluster domain-containing protein — encoded protein: MTRHGENSDAALLDTVGLHRLVEVLIQRGYRVIGPTLRDNAIVLAELDSADDLPRGWGVDVAPGQYRVRQRDDDAVFGHSAGPQSWKQFLHPPRQRLWAGTRDGFGAAESEEDVPRYAFLGVRGCDLAAIATLDRVLGGAAYADSTFVGRRRRAFVVAVNCTEPGGLCFCASMGTGPAVGPGYDLALTERIGADGVTYLVDVGSQDGADVLAAVPHRAASSDEMDCARADVEAATHRMGRQMPDADLRELLVRSRESPQWEEVASRCLTCGNCTMVCPTCYCTSTEDVTDLTGEHAERWQHWASCYEFDFTYVHGGGSVRRSGASRYRHWLTHKLGTWHDQFDMSGCVGCGRCIAWCPTGIDITEEMNKMARNDRPG
- a CDS encoding Acg family FMN-binding oxidoreductase, which encodes MTAHFPDAGTVRTVLTLASRAPSVHNTQPWRWRVGDASLHLYADTSLQLPNTDPEGRDLILSCGAALNHCIIALAATGWQAKVCRLPNPADPSHLASIEVSRQNADQLDIMLAAAIPRRRTDRRHYSFWPVPVSDIALMAARAARNGVTVHQVDAMDKLNAVVAKSVWDHASDADYLAELTAWSGRHASAVGVPARNTPIPDPAAAIPSRRFAGPTLAMPPDVSPADDNAVMLALGTRTDDRLAQLRAGEATSVVLLTATAMGLASCPVTEPLEIAETRAAVRADVFGDSQYPQMLLRVGWAPINADPLPSTPRRDLSEIVEWIADGEKSVNG